A genomic segment from Antedon mediterranea chromosome 6, ecAntMedi1.1, whole genome shotgun sequence encodes:
- the LOC140052523 gene encoding nodal homolog 2-A-like: MYTLSLVCIIHISAAFAFEATFVRNTSEIVSDTPFPPNYSGSRTEDEVQHIHDFHELWYVILEEARLNRMEQNSSTPTYMLDLYRSVKGPKSTIHPSEVEASVIQDSDTVRSFLPLESDIKEDQGRFSFNLSVIEPEEDIRLCEVRVSNRLFRWTDSDEVRISIYQTCNKRCQNPDACISSTRISTTKFSLTIDKDEDQYVFDITRPIRYALQMERSSYCALEIVITDDEELHDSGGRSRREILGRIDVASGMFIPTETAGRSNRTDNVVLVAFTRDTSPKNVLRDAKVHENSATSFQTEIVDTGRERRDLREDRRRKKERDRNKEKKQQQEIEKYKKLASELLEVPTCQRVSFEINFQQIGWSRWIIYPQNFEAYRCEGSCMGPMTSEHNPSNHAVMQSLVNQKRPDLVPPVCCVPTKLVPLSMLYFEQGTIALKKHDEMVVTECGCR; this comes from the exons ATGTATACCTTAAGCCTAGTTTGTATTATTCACATTTCAGCTGCATTCGCTTTCGAGGCAACATTTGTTCGCAACACTTCCGAAATTGTTTCTGATACACCTTTTCCTCCGAACTACTCGGGTTCAAGAACCGAAGATGAGGTTCAGCACATCCATGATTTTCACGAACTTTGGTATGTTATTTTGGAAGAAGCTAGGCTGAACAGAATGGAACAAAACTCATCAACTCCGACATATATGTTAGATTTATATCGGTCAGTTAAGGGACCAAAGTCGACGATTCACCCATCAGAGGTGGAAGCATCAGTTATTCAGGATTCGGATACCGTAAGGAGTTTTTTACCGTTGGAATCAG ATATTAAAGAAGATCAAGGAAGGTTTAGTTTTAACCTCTCTGTCATTGAACCCGAAGAAGACATCCGACTATGTGAAGTTCGTGTTTCAAATAGATTGTTTCGATGGACTGATTCCGACGAGGTCCGAATCAGTATATACCAAACATGTAACAAGCGTTGCCAGAATCCAGACGCCTGTATCTCTTCTACAAGAATTTCAACAACAAAGTTTTCTTTAACAATTGATAAGGATGAAGATCAATATGTATTTGATATTACACGGCCAATACGTTATGCATTACAAATGGAACGTTCTTCGTATTGTGCTCTTGAGATAGTTATAACAGATGACGAGGAGTTACATGATAGTGGTGGTCGAAGCAGACGGGAGATACTTGGAAGAATTGATGTAGCTTCTGGGATGTTCATACCGACAGAAACAGCAGGCAGAAGTAACAGAACCGATAATGTTGTGTTAGTGGCGTTTACTCGTGATACAAGTCCTAAGAATGTCTTGAGAGATGCCAAGGTTCATGAAAACTCTGCTACGTCTTTTCAAACTGAAATTGTAGATACCGGGCGAGAGCGTCGGGATCTCAGAGAGGACAGGCGACGAAAGAAAGAGCGGGATAGAAATAAAGAGAAAAAGCAACAACAAGAAATAGAGAAATATAAAAAGCTTGCATCTGAACTGCTAGAAGTACCAACATGTCAGAGAGTAAGCTTTGAG ATAAACTTTCAGCAGATTGGATGGAGTCGTTGGATCATCTACCCGCAAAATTTCGAGGCGTACCGGTGTGAGGGAAGTTGTATGGGTCCTATGACCTCTGAACACAACCCCAGCAACCACGCTGTCATGCAAAGTCTTGTGAACCAGAAGAGACCAGATTTAGTGCCACCGGTTTGCTGTGTTCCTACTAAGTTGGTACCATTGAGTATGTTATATTTTGAACAAGGTACAATCGCCTTGAAAAAACATGATGAAATGGTGGTTACTGAATGCGGGTGTCGATAG